One region of Candidatus Poribacteria bacterium genomic DNA includes:
- a CDS encoding HAD family hydrolase has product MPITSILFDLDDTLVVEGAAADAAFLATCERAYEKHGIDPEALHQSVRYHARQLWRASTTITYCRAIGISSWEGLWARFLGSDPNLKCLRAWAPTYRREAWFSALADHGVSDSSFAEELSATFLLERRARHTLFSDVEDSLTHLHGIYQLALVTNGAPDLQHEKIQGANLARFFDTILISGEVGIGKPDCRIFGLALDALAASPFETVMIGDSLTRDILGAQRAGLKGIWLNRSGSDATDQVTPDVQITSLSQLHKRLSALDDVNLSCL; this is encoded by the coding sequence ATGCCAATCACAAGTATCCTCTTTGATTTGGACGATACCCTTGTTGTAGAGGGTGCCGCTGCGGATGCAGCCTTTCTGGCGACGTGTGAGCGTGCATACGAGAAACACGGCATTGATCCAGAAGCACTTCATCAATCAGTCCGCTACCATGCCCGCCAGTTATGGCGTGCATCTACAACCATTACCTATTGTCGTGCTATCGGTATCAGTTCATGGGAGGGTTTATGGGCGCGTTTTCTCGGTAGCGACCCAAATCTAAAGTGTCTTCGCGCATGGGCACCAACTTATAGACGGGAAGCATGGTTCTCTGCCCTTGCTGACCACGGCGTGAGCGATTCGTCCTTTGCTGAAGAATTGTCTGCTACCTTTCTATTGGAACGGCGTGCACGGCATACACTCTTTTCCGATGTTGAAGACAGTCTAACACATCTTCACGGGATCTACCAATTAGCACTCGTCACCAATGGCGCGCCCGATCTGCAGCATGAAAAAATTCAAGGTGCTAACTTGGCACGGTTCTTTGACACAATCCTGATTTCAGGAGAAGTAGGTATCGGAAAGCCGGATTGCCGAATCTTCGGGCTGGCACTTGACGCACTTGCCGCTTCGCCATTTGAAACAGTGATGATCGGAGATAGTTTGACACGGGACATCTTGGGCGCGCAACGTGCTGGACTCAAAGGAATTTGGCTGAACCGCTCAGGGAGTGATGCGACCGACCAAGTTACACCGGATGTTCAGATTACAAGCCTGAGTCAATTGCATAAGCGACTGTCGGCTTTAGACGATGTAAACCTAAGTTGCCTCTAA
- a CDS encoding cupin domain-containing protein produces the protein MTHIYHKEDAEVVRIEGEAPRTLYTLVEPNTVGTEHFSMGLEEVDPNSEIPMHSHSEAEEIIFVYGGQGKAFVGDEVADLKPGTVIYLPPNVEHRFVNTGDEPLWITWTLSPPGFEKQIRRIADGSAGMEVFSESD, from the coding sequence GTGACACACATCTATCACAAAGAAGATGCCGAAGTCGTACGAATTGAAGGCGAGGCACCGCGGACCTTATACACCCTCGTCGAGCCGAATACTGTTGGTACTGAGCACTTTTCGATGGGGTTAGAAGAGGTTGATCCCAATAGCGAGATTCCTATGCACTCACACAGCGAAGCGGAAGAGATTATTTTCGTCTATGGTGGGCAGGGAAAGGCGTTTGTCGGTGATGAGGTCGCCGACCTGAAACCCGGCACAGTTATCTATCTTCCGCCGAATGTTGAACACCGGTTTGTCAACACAGGCGATGAACCGCTCTGGATTACGTGGACGCTCTCACCCCCCGGCTTTGAGAAGCAAATTCGACGGATTGCAGACGGCTCCGCTGGAATGGAAGTCTTTAGTGAGTCAGATTAG
- a CDS encoding RRXRR domain-containing protein, which translates to MFVPVKTKDGQQLMPLHAARARKLIKRGEATPYWDNGIYCIRLNKEPSDREIQDIVVGVDPGSKKEGFTVKSEKHTYLNVQADAHNKVGKKVAKRRELRRRRRSRKCPNRPNRTNRLANRERIPAGTRARWDWKLRILDWLSKLYPVTHVCVEDIKARTIERAKQWNQSFSPLEVGKRWFYRELRKRWELLTLQGWETKEIRDRLGLKKSSEKMSETFDAHCVDSWCLAYHVVGGRSIPDNTSIFCIAPIPIKRRCLHREQEARGRKRNRYGGTRCLYTVKNALVKHVKHGLLRVSGYQKGKLTLSEINSSKQVVLRAKENEYTILKRLNFKYHNATTSQT; encoded by the coding sequence ATGTTTGTGCCTGTAAAAACCAAAGACGGACAACAACTGATGCCTCTGCATGCCGCACGAGCAAGAAAACTTATCAAGCGTGGCGAGGCAACACCCTATTGGGATAACGGTATCTATTGTATCCGTCTGAACAAAGAACCGTCTGACAGAGAAATACAAGATATTGTTGTCGGTGTAGACCCCGGTAGTAAGAAAGAGGGGTTTACCGTCAAATCAGAAAAGCATACCTATTTGAATGTGCAGGCGGACGCTCATAATAAAGTGGGTAAGAAAGTAGCGAAGCGTCGTGAGTTGCGCAGGCGTAGACGCTCTCGTAAGTGTCCGAACCGTCCTAACAGAACCAACCGCCTTGCGAATAGAGAACGAATACCCGCGGGCACTCGTGCGAGGTGGGATTGGAAACTACGGATACTTGATTGGCTGTCGAAGTTGTATCCAGTTACGCATGTCTGCGTAGAGGATATTAAGGCACGGACAATAGAACGTGCGAAGCAGTGGAATCAATCGTTTAGTCCACTTGAAGTTGGTAAACGGTGGTTCTATCGCGAACTCCGAAAGCGGTGGGAGTTGCTAACACTTCAAGGGTGGGAAACCAAAGAGATACGCGATAGGTTAGGGCTAAAGAAGTCGTCAGAGAAGATGTCAGAAACCTTTGACGCACATTGTGTAGATAGTTGGTGTCTGGCATATCATGTTGTTGGTGGGAGAAGTATACCTGATAATACCTCAATCTTTTGTATAGCCCCGATACCTATCAAACGCAGGTGTCTACACCGTGAACAAGAGGCGAGAGGCAGGAAACGAAATAGATATGGGGGCACGCGGTGTTTGTATACCGTCAAGAACGCACTCGTCAAACATGTCAAACACGGCTTGCTACGCGTCTCAGGATACCAAAAAGGAAAATTAACGCTCAGCGAAATCAACAGTAGCAAACAAGTCGTACTTCGTGCAAAAGAAAACGAATATACTATCTTGAAACGACTCAACTTCAAATACCATAACGCCACTACATCCCAAACCTAA
- a CDS encoding tetratricopeptide repeat protein — protein MFGREKFSVVVCVLYLISCTLYLSSISFAQDEQIIERYKLMLSRNPKEGSTFDRLYQFYLEGTGLDAMVTDYQAEAQAKPDNSNVQLILGHIYKRLGKDLETVAAYQRAVELAANDYYAHFALGQMYATLRRHEEAIGALTKAAELSEETQAASPEELMDVYKALGRAYFSRDRVDEAIAAWGKIPELDPENIFSRIELADLFREQELYDQAIAQHEAIIQLKTEDPYRICLSRREIGNIHEAKGDYEDAIQSYDTAMALTAPGNWLRKDLQHRIIGIYAADGNWEGLIAHYQKKLEDTPNDPELIGLLAAAYIENQQLDEGITTYQKAAELAPTDTGIRLNLITALRSAEKFEDAATAYESLSEQQPDDFGIYRELGELYLQLEDESRARATYQRMLDRDPDNAGTHLILAEIYAGNDWIDDAIAAYQKAMEKSPDNLDYIEYFGEFYFRQGNRQKTVETWNQLVAGDKATAENYDRLAKLLDAKDFRTEAIAASREAVTLMPDAYRYREALAQRLTAAKNYDEALAEYAEAEKLAPNEFFAEQMADQQIEIYRRQGTLVGKIEALETELNKQGIAPADAFTQQKQLAKMYLKLGNITYAIEVLLKTKALQPDDILINRWLAEVYTRQGLRDEADAIYTHLIEVDSANAREYYANIARAHLVIMDFDTATDAAKQAVAHSPRNPEGHQMLALIAKQLGNYETAVDSLKQAIRLRPEATDIRAELAEVYKISGNPRQAIEQYWRCWELSESVNDKLAFVKPLSEIYYDLGRRGELEEKLKQMSQTNTFGVGPVVALAELYQMEGDLPSARFQLARALDQERENSDLLAQLVKVSLDLGDTQEALTYQQRLAKAQPDPIHQQRLGELLFDVGREQEAIQAWTKLLHAKNQPLEAEIRLATLLIRHGLLDEAISVLDRAAEKITGTDTHIALYQFGAALVQMNEFDRAQPHFQRILDMPEPPKSTTQNVTASRSGWGPPGINIRKFDLPQQLIWDIQGQPFGGSGGQRWIPKSFEEAQAGALVQLTTIAQQQRKLTELIEQFEAEADANPKNVQNLETLVQIYILTDNTDKTKDTIDRLLAVSPNDPLYQSLRLSRSMRQDIDYETLKKYLDEISGLTPEARLWYIAMYAGDFYRRGSKADAEKLAAELEAAEITDLGTGSMLVSTLAQMNRTDAAERILAQLPIPVLPTGPQTLTMGRPSPIQQQWSQYRGIYQSLVSAYVRAEQTDKAVALLWTFFERTKPYAASARRVSNIARSSHSYSGYTPLQSSYPSPTTYYDQSRLQYLQQVFSQLWIANQQDVLYTKLQTELDGAKGRERIYPGLALSYCYWWEGQRDKAEEVLSALQKELPDDLTLKLNTVFVLVQTGQHTEVLDLLEELAAADPRNRHQYYNLTLQLAAHTGDTVAVRELVTKVLNSPIGVRELHQFSQKLQQSGLTQYAIAVAKKAAVLAMSQRDPNFLIDLGRHLEDLGRGKDAARIAERALRFANQRDRYGQTLYSWDFQQASRMVGRSKAIREREPQLIAAVQNDPDSFQARVKLATFYESTNQLKKASDAFEAALELRPKDNMTRQRYAQMLQRSGQAKEAVTQYIVLLKDNPNAMGYNYWEVMETFFQASKVDELVSLAKEMIVPSVGRNFGNDFARSVARECMDNNRAEAAIELYEKIIEVQPDQTYTYNDLASAYAAVGEPEKAIQFLREKLDDLDKGLTQDSYAQVEIVKKLTELYKTSGGIETLVTEYEAKLAEKPEDPALLYLVASMKIAAGDLEGSKTFVDRLLDDDAVSMNSRWLNSLADAYRTASDRDRERRLLETAIAKMNPQDTWGLSESYQKLGTVYAREDEKQKAQDAFRKMGTLRLLQGRGFYEKEQIANTYMQHEMFDDAEVLFNEIINDFSTQQWTREQAQRQLAEIKRRRDGPTTTTRTPEEVPKFNVGMQRTLAQQHARSGQVKKAIDIYEQIAKVMPEDLESQAQLARLYSRQNKHDKAVNIWSALLEADPENTKYQDGLVDTYRDADKTDEALELAQQYIASDPESSVHHVRLAELYAADDQVDTAIDTYKKAIELGTGDGEAYLKLAQLYLRKDDLDAAEKAFADAIQHTGEEWERRNIERQLMDLYRRQGKLEEMLKQAEEVGTLTLEMQQERAQEYRNAGELEKAVTAYKKALEMTSQRWDRSNIANELLQVYAQLGENDLAMELYETQSQSRSTGVSIHHGPSGIKVMFGGDEARETLINAYKNQGKLEALTDIFEGKLEADADNPALLEMIAEIYRNADNHEKTAEAYQALCKAQPSNVRGFYYAAAALYKTNQPELAKELMDQGEVALSANNRRGDMWFLAALASICLEGEMYDDAIKFVEDAIAASSRYGGFSSGVGNLYGILGKSYLGTKQYEEAANAYQQVVNLSRHNYERDRAEASLRRVHREGNLYEKKIPEQLQRVENNPDDPDAHFELAQTYEWSGKVDEAVAQYEKVVELQPDNAEWHKKIGDLTRKSRQGDEAARLAKAGAAYEKAIELEPTSYQSYSSLAQTHVKADRLSEAEAVYRRALDASLEDHEYSSALRGIWKLYANADQEDKGIAVLEEVRSDFDEKERTNAMLLELLGDAYKEAEDAEKADAVYAEWLAIRQKEVNRNQREWDYRLLADQLLRKGIMPEVALELAERASQMRSDWSFALTLADAYVTNDRYEEALEQFKRAMNGMSQRYSDTGRRFWSGVAQAGKNAKDEERYVEMVKELVNLPSSNPTTQLHANVALAQFYHERDLPEKAKAYMDKTAFIAENAWWIIGTFDNADGIGYNKVYIPETETQFDTTAEYEGVDEQVSWKKQADDTFDGFIDFRQILDKNVNWSTAYAWTTVNSPDERKAQFHFSSGVQAKLWLNGEEVFTHSESHDFAMHQDTIPITLKAGENGILVKVCSENTHALGFYLRLTNMDGEPFADLKLSSSEEN, from the coding sequence ATGTTTGGACGAGAAAAATTCTCAGTTGTCGTGTGTGTGTTGTATCTTATATCCTGCACCCTTTATCTTTCCTCGATTAGTTTTGCCCAAGACGAACAAATCATTGAACGCTACAAACTAATGCTCAGTCGCAATCCGAAAGAGGGGAGTACGTTTGATCGACTCTACCAGTTTTATTTGGAAGGTACGGGTTTAGATGCCATGGTAACCGACTATCAAGCCGAGGCACAAGCCAAACCGGACAATTCAAACGTTCAACTCATCTTGGGACACATCTACAAACGTCTTGGAAAGGACCTTGAGACCGTCGCAGCGTATCAACGCGCTGTTGAACTTGCTGCGAACGATTATTACGCGCATTTCGCCTTGGGACAGATGTATGCAACGTTGCGACGACATGAAGAGGCGATCGGTGCGTTGACGAAGGCAGCAGAATTATCGGAAGAAACACAGGCGGCATCTCCTGAAGAGTTGATGGATGTATATAAAGCACTTGGGCGCGCCTACTTCAGCCGAGACCGGGTGGACGAGGCGATTGCGGCGTGGGGAAAAATCCCTGAACTTGATCCGGAAAACATCTTCTCTCGTATTGAACTCGCGGATCTTTTCCGAGAGCAGGAACTCTATGATCAGGCAATCGCACAACATGAAGCGATTATTCAACTTAAGACAGAGGATCCGTATCGGATCTGCTTGAGTCGTCGAGAAATTGGGAACATTCACGAGGCAAAAGGCGATTATGAGGATGCCATTCAAAGTTACGATACTGCGATGGCTTTAACAGCACCGGGCAATTGGCTGCGGAAAGATCTCCAACACCGCATTATCGGTATCTACGCAGCTGATGGCAATTGGGAAGGGCTGATTGCGCACTATCAAAAGAAACTTGAGGACACACCGAACGATCCTGAACTCATCGGTCTGCTCGCTGCCGCATACATTGAGAACCAGCAGTTAGATGAAGGTATCACTACATATCAGAAGGCAGCAGAACTCGCCCCAACAGACACTGGAATCCGATTAAACTTAATCACCGCCCTCCGCAGTGCTGAAAAATTTGAAGACGCAGCAACTGCTTATGAATCCCTCAGCGAGCAGCAACCTGACGATTTCGGCATCTACCGCGAACTCGGTGAGTTGTACTTGCAATTGGAGGACGAAAGCAGGGCAAGAGCAACATATCAGAGGATGCTTGACCGGGACCCGGATAACGCAGGCACACACCTCATCCTTGCCGAAATTTACGCTGGAAATGACTGGATAGACGATGCCATCGCAGCATACCAGAAAGCGATGGAAAAGAGTCCCGACAATCTTGACTATATTGAGTATTTCGGCGAATTCTACTTCCGTCAGGGCAACCGTCAGAAGACTGTGGAGACGTGGAATCAGTTGGTTGCCGGTGACAAAGCAACCGCTGAGAACTATGACCGATTGGCGAAGTTACTTGATGCCAAGGATTTTCGGACGGAAGCCATCGCTGCGAGTCGGGAAGCGGTTACGTTGATGCCTGATGCCTATCGCTATCGTGAAGCACTGGCGCAGCGGCTCACAGCGGCGAAGAACTACGACGAAGCATTGGCAGAATATGCTGAGGCAGAGAAACTCGCACCCAACGAATTCTTCGCTGAACAGATGGCTGACCAGCAAATCGAAATCTATCGGCGGCAAGGGACGCTTGTTGGGAAAATTGAGGCATTGGAAACAGAACTTAACAAGCAGGGAATTGCTCCGGCTGATGCCTTTACCCAACAGAAGCAGCTTGCCAAGATGTACCTCAAGTTGGGCAATATCACTTACGCAATTGAAGTGCTTTTGAAGACGAAAGCACTCCAACCCGATGATATACTCATCAACCGTTGGCTCGCGGAAGTCTATACCCGACAGGGTTTGCGCGATGAAGCCGATGCTATCTACACACATTTGATTGAGGTTGATAGTGCGAATGCGCGGGAATACTATGCAAACATTGCACGCGCCCATCTGGTCATTATGGATTTTGATACCGCAACAGACGCGGCGAAACAGGCAGTGGCGCACAGTCCCCGCAATCCTGAAGGACATCAGATGCTCGCGTTGATCGCTAAGCAGCTTGGCAACTATGAAACCGCCGTTGACAGCCTCAAGCAGGCGATTCGCCTTCGACCGGAAGCGACCGACATTCGTGCTGAACTGGCAGAGGTTTATAAAATTTCGGGGAATCCTCGACAGGCGATTGAGCAGTACTGGCGGTGTTGGGAGTTAAGCGAGAGTGTGAATGATAAACTCGCATTCGTCAAACCGCTCTCTGAGATATATTACGATTTGGGACGACGCGGTGAGTTAGAAGAAAAGCTGAAACAGATGTCGCAGACGAATACGTTTGGCGTAGGTCCTGTCGTTGCCTTGGCAGAGCTTTATCAGATGGAGGGCGACTTACCAAGCGCACGTTTCCAATTGGCGCGGGCATTAGATCAGGAGCGTGAAAATTCGGATCTGTTGGCACAACTCGTCAAAGTCAGCCTTGATCTTGGTGATACCCAAGAGGCACTCACCTATCAACAGCGACTCGCCAAGGCGCAACCCGATCCGATCCATCAGCAGCGGCTCGGTGAATTGTTGTTTGATGTCGGGCGCGAACAGGAGGCAATCCAAGCGTGGACAAAATTGCTGCATGCCAAGAATCAACCGCTTGAGGCGGAGATTCGGCTCGCGACTTTGCTGATTCGGCACGGGCTGCTCGATGAAGCGATTTCTGTCCTTGACCGCGCGGCGGAAAAGATAACGGGGACAGATACCCATATTGCGCTATATCAGTTCGGTGCAGCGTTGGTTCAAATGAACGAGTTTGACCGCGCACAACCTCATTTCCAACGGATTCTGGACATGCCCGAACCCCCTAAGAGCACAACACAGAACGTCACTGCGAGTCGTTCAGGGTGGGGTCCTCCTGGAATCAACATACGCAAATTCGATCTCCCGCAGCAACTCATCTGGGATATTCAAGGACAGCCCTTTGGAGGCAGCGGCGGACAGCGGTGGATACCGAAAAGCTTTGAGGAGGCACAAGCCGGTGCACTCGTGCAGTTGACAACTATCGCACAACAGCAGCGGAAATTGACGGAACTGATTGAACAATTTGAGGCAGAGGCGGACGCGAATCCGAAGAACGTCCAGAATCTCGAAACACTGGTGCAGATCTATATCTTGACAGACAACACCGACAAGACGAAAGACACAATTGATCGGTTGCTTGCTGTATCCCCGAACGATCCTCTCTATCAAAGCCTGCGATTGAGTCGCTCAATGCGGCAGGACATTGATTATGAAACTTTGAAAAAATACCTTGATGAAATAAGTGGGCTGACACCCGAGGCACGACTCTGGTATATCGCAATGTACGCCGGCGATTTCTATCGTCGCGGATCGAAAGCAGATGCCGAAAAACTGGCGGCAGAGCTTGAGGCAGCAGAGATAACCGATCTCGGCACCGGTTCAATGCTGGTGAGTACACTTGCGCAGATGAACAGGACCGACGCGGCGGAGAGAATCCTCGCGCAACTTCCAATACCAGTACTTCCCACAGGACCCCAGACTTTGACGATGGGACGACCGTCACCTATACAGCAACAGTGGAGCCAATATAGAGGTATCTATCAGAGTCTCGTCAGTGCTTACGTTCGCGCGGAGCAGACAGACAAAGCGGTTGCCCTGCTTTGGACATTCTTTGAGCGAACCAAACCCTACGCGGCGAGTGCTCGACGCGTCTCAAACATCGCACGTTCCTCTCACTCCTACAGTGGTTACACACCGCTTCAATCAAGTTATCCATCGCCCACAACTTACTACGATCAGAGCCGTTTGCAGTATCTCCAGCAGGTTTTCAGCCAACTGTGGATCGCAAATCAACAAGACGTTTTGTATACCAAATTGCAGACTGAGTTAGATGGCGCGAAAGGCAGGGAACGCATCTATCCGGGTTTAGCGTTGAGTTATTGCTATTGGTGGGAAGGACAGCGCGACAAAGCGGAGGAAGTCCTGTCGGCGTTGCAAAAAGAACTCCCTGATGACCTTACGCTCAAACTCAACACCGTTTTCGTCCTTGTTCAGACGGGACAGCATACGGAAGTGTTAGATTTACTTGAGGAACTTGCCGCGGCAGATCCAAGAAACCGTCATCAATATTATAACCTCACACTCCAACTCGCCGCACATACAGGGGACACCGTCGCTGTCCGTGAGTTGGTAACAAAGGTACTGAATTCGCCGATCGGTGTTCGGGAACTGCATCAATTCTCGCAAAAACTCCAACAGAGTGGACTTACGCAGTACGCCATCGCTGTCGCCAAGAAAGCAGCGGTGCTGGCAATGTCACAACGCGATCCAAACTTCCTGATAGATTTAGGGCGCCATTTAGAGGATTTAGGGCGCGGCAAGGACGCAGCGCGCATCGCTGAACGTGCCCTGCGTTTTGCCAACCAACGTGACCGGTACGGTCAGACACTGTACTCATGGGATTTTCAGCAAGCATCACGGATGGTTGGGCGTTCCAAAGCCATACGAGAACGTGAACCTCAATTGATCGCAGCCGTCCAAAATGATCCGGATTCGTTCCAGGCACGCGTCAAACTGGCGACATTCTACGAAAGTACCAATCAACTGAAAAAGGCATCGGACGCATTTGAGGCAGCACTTGAACTGCGCCCCAAGGACAACATGACCCGACAACGGTACGCCCAGATGCTCCAGCGAAGCGGGCAGGCGAAAGAGGCTGTTACCCAATACATCGTCCTCCTCAAAGACAACCCGAATGCGATGGGTTATAACTATTGGGAGGTAATGGAAACCTTCTTCCAGGCAAGTAAGGTTGATGAACTCGTTTCGCTCGCAAAAGAGATGATCGTGCCGTCTGTTGGCAGGAATTTCGGCAACGATTTCGCTCGAAGCGTAGCACGCGAGTGTATGGATAATAACAGAGCCGAAGCGGCGATTGAACTCTATGAAAAGATTATTGAGGTTCAACCTGACCAGACCTATACATATAACGATTTAGCGTCTGCTTACGCTGCTGTCGGTGAACCAGAGAAAGCCATCCAGTTCTTGCGTGAGAAACTGGACGATCTGGATAAGGGACTTACACAGGATTCTTATGCACAAGTCGAAATTGTAAAGAAGCTTACCGAGCTTTACAAAACATCGGGTGGAATAGAGACGTTGGTAACGGAATATGAGGCGAAACTCGCTGAGAAGCCGGAAGACCCGGCGTTGCTCTACCTTGTTGCCTCAATGAAAATTGCTGCAGGCGATCTCGAAGGGTCAAAAACATTCGTTGACCGATTGCTTGATGATGATGCCGTATCAATGAACAGCCGATGGTTGAACAGTCTCGCGGATGCCTATCGAACCGCGAGTGACCGGGACCGTGAACGCCGCCTGCTTGAGACCGCAATTGCAAAGATGAACCCACAGGATACGTGGGGGCTCTCAGAAAGTTACCAAAAACTCGGCACAGTGTACGCTCGCGAAGACGAGAAGCAGAAAGCACAGGATGCGTTCCGTAAGATGGGAACACTCCGACTGTTGCAAGGGAGGGGTTTCTACGAAAAAGAGCAGATAGCGAACACATACATGCAACACGAAATGTTCGATGATGCCGAAGTACTCTTTAACGAAATCATCAATGATTTCTCAACGCAACAGTGGACGCGAGAGCAGGCACAGCGGCAGTTGGCGGAGATTAAACGACGACGCGATGGACCCACAACTACAACCCGAACGCCTGAAGAAGTGCCGAAGTTCAACGTTGGAATGCAGCGAACATTAGCGCAGCAACATGCTCGGAGCGGTCAGGTCAAGAAGGCTATTGATATTTACGAGCAGATTGCAAAGGTGATGCCTGAAGACCTGGAATCACAAGCACAACTTGCAAGGCTTTATTCACGCCAAAATAAGCACGATAAAGCAGTTAACATCTGGAGTGCTTTGCTTGAAGCTGACCCGGAGAATACGAAGTATCAGGATGGATTGGTTGATACCTACCGAGACGCTGACAAAACCGATGAAGCACTTGAACTCGCGCAGCAATACATTGCATCGGATCCTGAAAGTAGTGTTCACCATGTCCGGCTTGCTGAACTCTACGCTGCTGACGATCAAGTAGATACCGCTATTGACACCTATAAAAAAGCGATTGAACTCGGTACCGGCGATGGAGAGGCATACCTCAAGTTGGCCCAGCTTTATCTCCGTAAAGATGACCTTGACGCGGCAGAAAAAGCGTTTGCGGATGCCATTCAACACACCGGTGAGGAGTGGGAACGACGGAATATTGAACGGCAGCTCATGGATCTCTACCGCCGTCAAGGTAAGTTGGAGGAGATGCTAAAGCAGGCAGAGGAGGTAGGCACGCTGACGCTTGAAATGCAACAGGAGCGCGCCCAAGAGTACCGTAACGCTGGCGAATTGGAAAAAGCCGTCACTGCTTACAAGAAAGCATTGGAGATGACCTCCCAAAGATGGGATCGAAGTAACATCGCTAATGAGCTGCTACAAGTCTACGCGCAACTCGGCGAAAACGACTTGGCAATGGAACTCTATGAAACGCAGTCTCAGTCCCGCTCAACGGGTGTATCAATCCACCACGGTCCGTCAGGTATCAAAGTCATGTTCGGTGGAGACGAGGCACGCGAAACTTTGATTAACGCCTATAAGAATCAAGGGAAACTTGAAGCGTTGACGGACATCTTTGAGGGTAAGCTTGAAGCGGATGCAGATAATCCAGCACTGCTTGAGATGATCGCTGAAATTTATCGGAATGCCGACAATCATGAAAAGACGGCGGAAGCCTATCAGGCACTCTGTAAAGCGCAGCCCAGCAATGTCCGCGGTTTTTACTATGCTGCTGCCGCTCTCTATAAGACTAACCAACCTGAGTTGGCGAAAGAATTGATGGATCAAGGGGAAGTCGCGCTTTCGGCGAACAACCGTAGAGGGGATATGTGGTTCCTCGCAGCACTCGCATCTATCTGTCTTGAAGGGGAAATGTATGACGATGCCATCAAATTCGTCGAAGATGCGATCGCCGCAAGTTCAAGGTACGGTGGTTTCTCGTCCGGTGTCGGGAATTTATATGGGATTCTTGGGAAAAGTTACTTAGGCACGAAACAGTACGAAGAAGCTGCTAATGCCTATCAACAAGTGGTAAACCTCTCCAGACACAATTATGAGCGAGATCGGGCGGAAGCATCCTTACGCCGGGTACATAGAGAAGGCAACCTTTATGAAAAGAAAATTCCCGAACAGTTGCAGCGGGTTGAGAATAATCCCGACGATCCGGATGCCCACTTCGAGCTTGCTCAAACCTACGAGTGGAGTGGTAAAGTTGACGAGGCAGTTGCGCAATATGAGAAAGTTGTAGAACTTCAACCCGATAACGCTGAGTGGCACAAAAAAATCGGCGACCTCACCCGAAAATCGCGTCAGGGAGACGAAGCCGCGCGCTTAGCGAAGGCGGGTGCTGCTTATGAAAAAGCGATTGAACTTGAGCCGACTTCATATCAATCCTACAGTTCGTTGGCACAAACGCACGTGAAAGCGGATCGGTTATCCGAGGCGGAGGCGGTATACCGTCGAGCCTTAGATGCTTCTCTTGAGGATCACGAATATAGTAGTGCCCTCCGAGGCATCTGGAAGCTGTACGCTAATGCGGATCAAGAGGACAAGGGTATTGCTGTCCTTGAAGAAGTGAGGTCGGATTTTGACGAAAAAGAGCGTACAAATGCTATGCTACTTGAACTGTTAGGGGATGCCTACAAAGAAGCAGAGGATGCAGAAAAAGCGGACGCTGTATACGCCGAATGGCTGGCGATTCGACAGAAAGAGGTGAATCGGAATCAACGCGAGTGGGACTATCGTCTGCTTGCTGATCAGCTTCTGAGAAAGGGCATCATGCCGGAGGTGGCGTTGGAACTCGCCGAACGCGCCTCACAGATGCGGAGTGATTGGAGTTTCGCCTTAACGTTGGCGGATGCTTATGTTACTAATGACCGGTATGAGGAAGCATTGGAACAATTCAAGCGCGCTATGAACGGTATGAGTCAGAGATACTCAGATACGGGGAGGCGGTTTTGGTCAGGTGTTGCTCAAGCAGGCAAGAATGCCAAGGACGAAGAGCGTTACGTCGAAATGGTGAAGGAACTGGTAAATCTCCCTTCCAGTAATCCGACGACTCAACTACATGCCAATGTAGCATTGGCACAGTTCTATCATGAACGCGATCTCCCTGAGAAGGCGAAAGCGTATATGGATAAAACTGCCTTCATCGCTGAGAATGCGTGGTGGATCATCGGTACGTTTGACAATGCAGACGGAATCGGGTATAATAAGGTTTACATCCCAGAGACCGAGACGCAGTTTGACACAACTGCGGAATACGAGGGTGTAGATGAGCAGGTGAGTTGGAAGAAGCAGGCGGATGATACGTTCGATGGATTCATTGATTTCCGACAAATCCTCGACAAAAACGTCAATTGGAGTACAGCCTACGCTTGGACGACCGTGAACTCACCCGACGAGCGAAAAGCCCAATTCCATTTCAGCAGCGGTGTTCAGGCGAAACTCTGGTTAAACGGCGAAGAGGTCTTTACACATAGTGAATCCCATGACTTCGCGATGCATCAGGATACCATTCCCATAACGCTCAAAGCAGGTGAAAACGGTATTCTCGTCAAAGTTTGTAGTGAGAATACACACGCTTTGGGATTCTATCTACGGCTTACCAATATGGATGGAGAACCCTTTGCGGATTTAAAACTCAGCAGTTCAGAGGAGAATTAA